The segment AACTTGGTtgtatataaactttgtacattgtcaatatatatatgttacaacATCTAATCACAGAAAAAATATACCAAGACCACATCATAGCATCATTATCAGAAAGACAACTACAGTGGTATTTAACATTGAAatcatgtaaaaattaaaaaaaggaaaattccAACCTTAACAGCTAATAATCAACCTTTGCATAATATACACACTATCCATATGGAtatttacaacaacaaaaacaatcaaaGCTAGCTTTCCCAGTTCAGTGATAGGATTCCAAGGTTGACTAAATTACTATttaatatatagagagatttttaaaaaaaattttgctacaaaatttcaaacatcttttttactaacataaaatataaatttttaatggTACAAAATACTAGACtggtacaaaataaaataaagtgaaaacagaaacattttcctaaaagagaaatatgataattaatgaaatggtggatacttgaacattcatctgtctagtggatacttgaacattcaactgtctggtggatacttgaacattcatctatctggtggatacttgaacattcatcagtctggtggatacttgaacattcatcagtcaggtggatacttgaacattcaacTGTGTTATTGctttaaaagttaataaatgaaaattttgcGCTGAAAAATAATATGATACAAATATGTAAGTTACTAGCTATTTGAATTGTAAATAAGTATTAAATACATCTTGACACTATCATAATGATAACCATTCAATATGCCCATTTCTTCCCAGATTCAACAAATTAGAATCTTTCAAagacaacagaaaaaaatgaaaagtttttacAGAAAACTGATTAGATacttaagattaaaaaaaaggacgcCTTATGACAAGGCAATTATTAGTTGTTGAATATAAACTTAGCAAGTTGCAAAATACCATAAAATctgtttttctagtttttgagatctaaacatgaCAGTCAGATGGTCATactaccacacaaaactaatagcagctcTTCCATTTTTGTAAGCcagtaataataaggcttgtcttaagagtccgaagattagcgaggaatgcagtatttcccgtggctacacagccccagctgtgtcctacatattttgccacatccagggcaagatagtaaaatatgtctataaacaacttatataaatgtttattcaCAAACCTTCTATTTACTCAACTCTCCTTGGCAACTTTGACTTTGTTAGGTCAACATATGAAGGGgccttaaacaaaaacaatttacaacTCATGTTAAAATGTCATTGCATAATTTTATTCAAACACTTATATTAGAGCTATTGTTaactttacaaatatattatagtTACTGTTgctgtgtgttttatataggttgcaccaatcggtgtttgggagtaacatcctttgtaactgttgttgtcaaccaatatgattaaacagctgatttcatgtcttataagttatatccagagtcttgttattatttgttcataataatcaacatggtggcagcggtaacaagaactatatttagatttatatcagtgatataaatctagttaaattaaaaaaaaaaaatagatctaaagtgtagatctagaatctagtagatttCAGAGTCTCAGTCTAGaatattattgaatatatatagagaggctCGGGGTTATTCAGTTACGGTAGATATACTATAGTGAAGTTTTCGTGGAAGATGGCAGAAGGTCTACTTAAACCACCAACAGAAGGCAATGTCAGTGAAAACTTTCGCCAATGAAGAAGACACGTGGAACTGTTACTGTTAGCAATAggagctgaaaaaaaaactaaaatcagacaAAAAGCAATAATACTACATTGTGCTGGACCTCAGGCCCAAGAGATTTGTGAGTAGTTGCAGTATGATGAGAATGAAGACGTAAATGACCCGCAAATATTACTAAAGAAATTACATGACTATTACAACCCCAGAAAAAATGAAGTTCTGGAAAGTTTCAGATTTTGGAACATAGAAAAGGTGTCATCTTGTGATGTGTTCATTACGCAGCTTAGAGCTCAggctgaaaaatgtaattttaaagaaaatgatagAATGATCAGAGACAAGATTATATTCGCTGTGGAGAAAAGATTGCAGGAGAGATTACTGAATCACGATGATCTTACCTTGAAGAAGTGCATAGAGATATGCCAAACATACAAGCAAACTGCAAAAGGATTGGCAGAGATCAATAAGGAAACTGTTGtgaagatagataagataagaacagaAGAAAAATGACAACAGAAACAAATTAATAGATTGCTGGTTTTGTGGAGGCAGACATGCAGTGAACAGAACAGCATGCCCAGCTTGGGGAAAAAATTGCAATAAATGCAAAGGCAAAAATCATTTTGCAGTTAAGTGTAAGACTAAGAATAAAATGCATATGCATAATGCAATGGATGAATTTGACCAAGAGGAACAATTAAACTCAATTAATGTGTTAAACATAAATAGGGACAGAATGACAGCACTATTCATAATAAATAGTCAACAAATAAGATTTCAACTGGACACAGGAGCAGATGTTAACATTATATATAAGAAATACGTTAAAAAGACACATATTAAGAAGAGTGTTCAAACATTAACAATGTGAAATAATTCCAAATTAAAAACCGAGGGCACTGctaacttaataataacaaatcctaaaaacaaaaagaattatttggtAACATTCACAGTTGTAGAGAACCACTATCAATGCTTATTAGGCCGTAAAACATGCCAAAGTTTAAGTCTGATCACATTAAATGAAGATAGATTCATATCACAAGTAAACACAATGGATTGTCATCTGGGAGATTTAGGTGAAACATCATTAACTATCAATGAGAACATAGCTCCGGTGGTATCACCTTGTCGTAATATACCATTTGCATTTCAAAAGAAAGTGGAAGCAGAAATAGAGACATTagtaaaaaggaaaatattaatTCCTGTAAATGAACCTACAGATTGGGTCAGCCAGATGGCTGTGGTTCAAAAGCCAAATGGGGATTTAAGGATCTGCATTGAACCAAGACATCTAAACACTgctttaaaaagagaacatttTAAGTTACCAACTTTGGAAGCTGTAATGCCACAGTTcctaaatgctaaaatattttctaaattggACGTAAAGGAGGCTTACTGGCATGTACGTCTAGATGAAAAGTCTAGTCTCCTAACAACCATGATCACACCATATGGGTGGTACAGATGGTCAAGACTTCCTTTTGGACTAAGTGTAAGTGGAGAAATATTCCAGAAGAAGTTAACAGAAGCATTGTTAGGATTAGAAGGATGCATTAATGTGGCTGATGATATCGTGATTGTGGGATGTGGTCAGTccaaagaagaagcagaaaaagatcactctgacaaactgaagagattaagagagaaacacattaaatcaaatgaaacgAAAACAGTATAGAAACAAGACCAGATAAGTTTCATGGGACACTGCATTAGTGCACAAGGCATAAagcctgacacaaagaagatcaaAGCTATTCTGGAAATGAAGAAACCAGAAAATAGCCAGGAAGCAAGAAAATTATGTGGAATGGTGCAgtatttgtcaaaatttttgaaCAATCTAGCCGAAGTGTCTCAACCATTAAGAGaactaacaaagaaagattGCAATTTTAGATGGACTGAAAAATGTGAAGAGGCATTCAACAAGATAAAAACAATGATTACCAATACTCCAGTTTTTATATTCTACAACCCTGAGAAGAAACTGGAAATACAAGTGGACAGTAGTCAACATGGACTTGGAGCTGTACTAATGCAAGAAGGACAACCAATAGAATTTGCCTCTAGAGCATTGAAACCAACTGAAAAACGGTGGGCTCAGATTGAAAAAGAACTACTTGCCGTGGTTTTTGGGCTAGAAAGATTTAATCAATATACATTTGGAAGACAtgtcataataataaatgatcATAAGCCACTTGCAAACATCTTAAGGAAGCCTCTAAACCAGGCTCCAAGAAGATTACAAAACTTGATGTTAAGGAGCAATCGTTATGATTTCAGTGGGTAGAAGGAAACAGTTTACACATTGCTGACACATTATCACGACTGTGCATTCAAGAGGAGAAGCAAGATGAAGTTTTTAACATATGCCAGACACAAGTTGTGGACATACCGGATCCATTAttagaaagaataaaacaagaaacagacttagatgacacattaaataaattatcaaaGCAAATTATGAATGGATGGCctcaaagaaaacaagatttagACAACATGATAAGAACATATTTTGATTTTGCTGATACTTTGGGACTTAGTAATGGAGTAATTTTGAAAGGAGAAAGAATAGTCATACCTTTCAGTATGCgtcaagaaatgaagaaaaacctGCACACAGCACACATTGCATATGATGGAATGATGAGGAGGCCCCGAAAGACGATATTCTGGCCAGGCATGGCTGATGAAATAAAGCAGAGGGCAGACATGCACTGCTTGTCAAGAAAGAAAACCTATGAACCAGAGAGAAACACTTATACAACATGATGAAGGAAATGTTCCATGGGAAAAAGTTGGAGCTGACCTGATGGAAGTTGATGGAAGACAGTATCTAATTACTGTTGATTATTACTCTAATTTGACTGAGTATGATTATctttcaacaacaacatcacaagatgtgattagaaaattaaaaggACAATTTGCTCGTTTTGGTGCTCCAAAAATGTTAATAACAGATGGAGGTCCACAATTTAGTTCAAATGAGTTTTTGACATTCACAAGGCGATGGAACATCAATCACATCAGATCAGATCCTGGTTATCCGAGAACAAATGGGAAGGCGGAAGCTGCTGTAaagataatgaagaatttaatactgaaaacTAAACATAATGGTGATGATCCATATGAAGCTTTACTGGAACTCAGAAATACACCTCAGCAATGTACTGGATTTAGCCCAGCTGAAATGTGCCTCAAAAGAAGTCCTCAGACATTGATTCACAGCACGTCAAAGTGTTTAAGTGAACATGTTGTAgctgagaagaaagagaattacaaacgacaagtaaaaagacaatatgatAAGCAAGCTCGGGATTTACCAAAACTCCATCTAGGGCAAACTATTTATTACCAAAACCCAGGTCAAACTGGATGGTATCCTGGAATGATCAGGGAACATCCATCTCCAAGATCTTATaagatcaagggagataatggaGGACTCTACATACGCAACAGATTTCGTATTAGGCCAAGtaaaactattttgaaagaCACTGACACTGATGTCTATGATGGGAATGtcttggatgatgatgatgataatgaaagGCCAGATTTCTCTGATAACTGTTCTCAACATGCATCACAGTCTGAAGTAGTTTCTCATGTACCAGACAATAATTGTGATAGAAATATGCCAGCAAGAACTAGCACTCGAGAAACAAATAGACCTGTGTGGCATAGGGATTATGACATGTACTAAGAATTTTTACGACAATATTAATAtgcatgttgaaatatttattctatatgtgtcacactctcaattgaaatttatttttttagttgttataatatttataaaatatgatgagttattaatgtttgttattttaattgcaaatatttctaatatgtattttgttagctatagaaagggaaggatgttgatgtgtgttttatataggttgcaccaatcGGTGTTTGgtagtaacatcccttgtaactgttgttgtcaaccaatatggcgttagattaaacagctgatttcaaGTCTTATAAGTTGTCGCCGCCTGGTTTTAGTTGTAGGCGTGACGACGTGCCTGTGTCCGCACTATATTTGCAGGTGCGTGAGTATACTAGCGTACTGAACTCTTCAAGCACAAACGTTCCGAAACATTAATAAACGCTCTTGTAGCAGACGATAAttttattatacatataaaatatgaatcACAAAAGttactggcgacttcagccgtcacaaaatataaaccaataaatactggctgctcatgccatatagaataagtaatcacatcaatgaaatgttcacaatataagtccgaagaaatctctcaagttaacataagatcaaattcattaaggtacatattacagacagagaaaatcgtacatccactctctgctggagttctccACTAACTGCCTAACATTGACCCTTATttcagagtcctttaacttataCACATAACCTCCTGCTTGCCCCCACGGAAtattacaataggtgactgagtgtcacttcatgtcaaagaggttctaaaactggactgtgacatacgccccacactccaaaaaagatttttgaccaaaaatctttgacaaGTATATTTTACATCAATAtcactgtacaaatatatatgtgAGCTTAGTACCTTATTCCATGAAGTGCTGTAAGTTCACTTCAATTGCTCAtatcatcttatataatcttaGTAATTATGTA is part of the Biomphalaria glabrata chromosome 2, xgBioGlab47.1, whole genome shotgun sequence genome and harbors:
- the LOC129924751 gene encoding uncharacterized protein LOC129924751; the protein is MNQRETLIQHDEGNVPWEKVGADLMEVDGRQYLITVDYYSNLTEYDYLSTTTSQDVIRKLKGQFARFGAPKMLITDGGPQFSSNEFLTFTRRWNINHIRSDPGYPRTNGKAEAAVKIMKNLILKTKHNGDDPYEALLELRNTPQQCTGFSPAEMCLKRSPQTLIHSTSKCLSEHVVAEKKENYKRQVKRQYDKQARDLPKLHLGQTIYYQNPGQTGWYPGMIREHPSPRSYKIKGDNGGLYIRNRFRIRPSKTILKDTDTDVYDGNVLDDDDDNERPDFSDNCSQHASQSEVVSHVPDNNCDRNMPARTSTRETNRPVWHRDYDMY